The DNA sequence CTGGCGCGTTGTCATTCACGTCTAACACTGTCACTCTCACCGTGGCATTACTCTCCAAGTGCGAGGGTGCTCCAGAGTCCTTAGCAAGCACCTTGAACTCAAAAGCCTTGGTCTGCTCGTAATTAAAGGAGCGCAGGGCATATATGGCCCCGTTGGTGGGGTTCACAGACacataggtgtagatggacacgtcGCCGATGTGCGAGGGCAGAATGGAATAGGACACTGTGCCGTTTTGGCCCAGGTCGGGATCCTGGGCGAGCACGGAACCCAGGTACTCTCCTGGAATGTTGTTCTCATGCACTTGCAGCACGTAGAGCCCTTTGGTGAAACGAGGAGGGTTGTCATTCTCATCCAGAATCTTGACCGCGAACGATTTGGTGGAGTTGAGTGGAGGTGAGCCTCCGTCCCTCGCCACGATTGTCACATTGTACTCGTCCTGTGTCTCTCGGTCTAGCGGGCGGTCAGTCACCACCGTGTAGAAGTTATCATAGTTCTCCTCAAGCTTGAAGGGAACAGAACCCCCGGGACCGCCTAGGCCGCCACCACCACCTGTCCCTCCTCCACCTAGGACTCGACATTGCAGCTGCCCGTTTTTGCCCGAGTCTCTGTCAGTGACCCGCACCAGGGCGATGACTGTGCCAGGCGGGGCGGCCTCGCTCAGCGCCCCCTGGCGCACCGAGACGAAACCAATGGACGGCGCGTTGTCATTGCGGTCGATGAGCTTGACCGTGACCTTGCAGTGGGCCGGAATTGGGTTAGGTCCCAAGTCTCTGGCCTGTACGTCTATCTCCAACATCCCATTCTCTTCATAATCCAGGTTGCCCTTAACACGAATAAGACCGGTCTTCGGGTCTATGGAGAAGAGCTCCCGCACGCGGTCGGGCACGTAGCTGCTGAAGGAGTAGAGCACTTCACCGTTGGGACCCTCATCAGCGTCGGTGGCGTTCAGATCAATGACTACGGTGCCCAACGGGGCGTTCTCGGGCAGTTCTACCAAGTAGGAGGGCGCCTCGAAGACAGGGCTGTTGTCATTAGAGTCTATCACCTTCACGTTGATCTGCACGGTAGCAGACCGTGGCGGCTCGCCGCCATCCAGGGCAGTCAGAACAAGTGTATGGTGGTTCTGTTGTTCACGGTCCAACGCCTTCTGTATGACTAGCTCTGGGAACTTGGTGCCGTCGCCGCGGGACTTGACGTCCAGTGCAAAGAGACCGTGGTCATCGCGCGTGAGCAGATAGGTGCGGAGCCCGTTCTCGCCCGCGTCTGGGTCATGTGCGCTGGTAAGGGGAAAGCGGGTTCCGGGGGCCGCGTTTTCGGAGATGTCCATTTCGATCTGATCTGAGGGGAAAGAAGGAGCGTTGTCGTTGATGTCCTGGATCTCTACCTTAATCATGCAGATTTCCTTGTCGTTGGCGAACACCTCGAGGGACAGCTGACACTTGGCATTGTGGCGACACAAGGACTCACGGTCGATTCGCTGTTTGGTGTAGAGCAGCCCACTATCGGCGTCCACGTCTAGCAGGTGCGGTGCCGAGTTCTCCAGCACCCGGTAACTGCCCGACTTGCCTCGCCCGCCGCTGCCACCGCGTTCAGCGGGCGGAAGCCCTGGCTGCAGTCTAGCATCTTTGCCGATGTTGCCGATCACGGTGCCGGCCCCTTGTTCCTCAGGCACTGAATAGTTGAGGTTTTTGAGAGTCAGGGCAGGGGCCCATAGAAGGAAGCAGCAACAGATGGAAAGGTACATCCCAGACCGGTGGGGTGGGGGCAGAAGCAGCCGGACTGGAGGGGCAAGCCTGTGGGTGCGCGCCAGCCTGGGGCCCGGGAGGAGGGCGCGCGCGCGACGCGAGCCACAAGTCTGtaagtccttccttccttccgcaCCCGGGCTGCGGCAGCAGGCAGTCTCTCCTTATTCCGCTCAAGTTCCCCGAACCTGTTGATCTACAGCATCCGCACTGGGGGAGAAGCAGCGGCGCAGCGGAGCTGCAGCGGCTTGGAGCAAGGCGGCGGCTCCCTGCGGCTGAGGGCGAGCCCGGGGCTTTGTCTCTCCCGCCTGGACTTCAGGAGGCTCAAACTTGAGCGATGAGGCCGGCGATAAGAAGGAAATCGAGTCTGGGAGGGATGATAATGAGCTAAAGAATCGGTAGGTTTTCCTGGCTCCCGCTAGGGCGCTGCAAATCCACTCCAGCCGGTAGCCTACAGAATACTCTTCACATCGGGTGGGGGAGGGTTCGGGGAGGTGTGTCTCCAGGCAGATCGGAAAGTGAAATCCTTACTTGTTACTCGTCTCCCGTGATGAAATTGATGGGAATGAGGATCACGAACAGAGAGTCACAGATATATTTTTTGAAGCTTCGTCGGCGCACTGTGAAATGTCTGCTTGCTGCGCAGGCTGGTCTGTTTTCAGGCAGTGTTTTGCTGCATTTAGAGATCTAATCTTGCATTGCTGGCTGAGGCAACGGCGGCGGCGGACTGCATCTCCCAGCCAAgcgtattttttttctctctcctttccgAGCAGCCAAAGGGAGGGGAGGAAATGCAGCACATAGAACTAGTGTCCCGATTTGTAGTTTCCTCCCCCTACCAggctcctccctctcttcctcggtAAAGGCTCTCCCCCGAAATCAAGAAAGCCACAGCTTGATCAGCATTTGCGGTGTGAGTCTATTGGGAGGggaaaatatatagatatatctcCGCCTCTGGTCGTGGAACACACTCTGGTATCTACGCGAAGCCAGTAGCCGCCACTACCATCCCATTCTCTTCCTGTGAGCAAGGACTTCTCTCCATGCAGTTTAATTCCAGTTTGCTTTTCTTCCCAGGCAAAAGGAAATCAACAGGCAACTCATGGTTGGACGTGCAGATTtgaagggggaggggggaggccgAATAAAAAGGAAGGGGGAGCCACCCTCCCAGTCCTCCAACACACACTCTCCCTGTCTCTCCCTAGAAGGGAAACAGTCTCTGCATTCACAGGGCTGGGCTGTCAAGTGcctctcttttctttctattcAGCACCTCCTTCCAATGGCCCAGTCTCCCAGTCCTCTTCATCTAGAAAAGAAAACCTTGGCgaagaataaaagtggtgaatatTTGAAGAGATTAAGGTGCGGGTCTTTTCTcttttcctaaaaataaaaaaaaaaaattaatagtagGAGGAAAGGGCTAGATGAAAGAAACACATCAAGGTTTGGCGTGATGCATTCTGCAGTCTCGCTATCACATAGTCTCTCTGGGTGACTCGGGAGGGCAGGGGGTGAGAAGCTGCGGGCCGCGGCGGTCCTGCCAGAGGAGCCCACCCCGGGAAGCTACCTCCAAGGGGAGGTTAGGCAAAGGTTTGTCTACACATTATTTCGGGTTCTCGAGACGCCTCGATATACGGTAATGACACATCTAGAAATGCAGGTGTTCTGATCTGCCGGATGAGTCAGAAGCAGCGGAACGAATCGTATTCACTCTCGCCTCATGGTCCTCCCTTCACAGACATTAGTTGCGGCTTCTTCCTACCGCTTTCTCTGACTCACTCTATAGAAAGAAAAACCAGATTCATGTttcggagggaaaaaaaaaaaaaaaaaaccgagaGAAAGGGAGTGGGGGAGGAAGGTGATGCTGAATCCAGGAGCACTTTTACTCTACCTCTTTCTGCCGGAGTCCGAGGTTCTGGAAAACAAGTCGTCTGCTTTGCTAGgtgtacttattttattttattttattttgggttatttaaaaaaaaaacaaaaaacgcttTATCTCGGTTAGGCGTGAGACACCCCCAAATCTTTCAGAGTCTTAGAGGGGAAAATCACGTTTCCAGAGATTATTCTCAGCCCCGTATCATAGTTCAAGATTTTCCTCTCAGTATTCTCTATTCAAAGTCCAGCATCGGTGTGCATAGCTAATTGTGCAGTCTGTTGTGGagggcttttatttttatttttaaattcttccttttctGTCACGGGTGGTCTCTTTCAATCTCTTGCCCATCAGGATCACCCCAGAGCCTGAGAAAGACGTGCGGATTTCAAACCAAATAAATCCATCCCCGCAAGCAAAGCAACGGAGGAAATGAAAGGTGAAAATTCAATTCAACAGTTGGAGTAGCGTCTCCCCAGCCGCCCTCCGCCGCTGCCGCATCCGCCGGGCTCGCAGTCCCTGTTCTTTCCCTAGCGTCTCTTGCTGACTGACTCTATTCACCTCACGCCGCCGCTTAAACATTGATACTGATTCCCTGCCAGCCAATCCGCGTGAGGAGCAAGGCCCTGCCTCCTCGGCCCACGCCCAATAGGAGGCGGAGAAGAGGCTGGCGGGGGCGGGGCCAGGAGCCCCAGTGCTTTAGAGTCATTGATTAGATCAGTTAGATGGGAAACCAATGCTGCCAGCCAAGCCAGCTACACGCTTTAGCGGCGGCGCCCAGGGCCTCGCTGCCGAGTCTCCCGGGTCTTTAACTACCCGGAGAAGCTCCTCCACTGTTTTCCTCCGgtaaagagaatttaaaaaaaaaaagttcgatatcaatttgatttttttggttgttgttgttctgcATACACTGGAATGAGAATCACAGCATGCTTTCCAGAATAAGGTAGCTGCGGTCTTCTAATGGATTTctgtacatacacatacacacaagctTTCATCTCACACACACCCCTGCCAGGGAGATGCAGATTTCCTGattccaggtggacccatcagaaTGAGGTgcggaggtgtgtgtgtgtgtgtgtgtgtgtgtgtgtgtgtgaatgtgtttcTGACGGACTCGACACGTATTTCAGTGAGTGTATGTGTGAATTCGAGGGTGCTCACTGAGCCAGCTTCTGCCGGCGCTGGAGCAAACACGCCCAGAGCAACAGCAATCA is a window from the Callospermophilus lateralis isolate mCalLat2 chromosome 12, mCalLat2.hap1, whole genome shotgun sequence genome containing:
- the Pcdh17 gene encoding protocadherin-17 codes for the protein MYLSICCCFLLWAPALTLKNLNYSVPEEQGAGTVIGNIGKDARLQPGLPPAERGGSGGRGKSGSYRVLENSAPHLLDVDADSGLLYTKQRIDRESLCRHNAKCQLSLEVFANDKEICMIKVEIQDINDNAPSFPSDQIEMDISENAAPGTRFPLTSAHDPDAGENGLRTYLLTRDDHGLFALDVKSRGDGTKFPELVIQKALDREQQNHHTLVLTALDGGEPPRSATVQINVKVIDSNDNSPVFEAPSYLVELPENAPLGTVVIDLNATDADEGPNGEVLYSFSSYVPDRVRELFSIDPKTGLIRVKGNLDYEENGMLEIDVQARDLGPNPIPAHCKVTVKLIDRNDNAPSIGFVSVRQGALSEAAPPGTVIALVRVTDRDSGKNGQLQCRVLGGGGTGGGGGLGGPGGSVPFKLEENYDNFYTVVTDRPLDRETQDEYNVTIVARDGGSPPLNSTKSFAVKILDENDNPPRFTKGLYVLQVHENNIPGEYLGSVLAQDPDLGQNGTVSYSILPSHIGDVSIYTYVSVNPTNGAIYALRSFNYEQTKAFEFKVLAKDSGAPSHLESNATVRVTVLDVNDNAPVIVLPTLQNDTAELQVPRNAGLGYLVSTVRALDSDFGESGRLTYEIVDGNDDHLFEIDPSSGEIRTLHPFWEDVTPVVELVVKVTDHGKPTLSAVAKLIIRSVSGSLPEGVPRVNGEQHHWDMSLPLIVTLSTISIILLAAMITIAVKCKRENKEIRTYNCRIAEYSHPQLGGGKGKKKKINKNDIMLVQSEVEERNAMNVMNVVSSPSLATSPMYFDYQTRLPLSSPRSEVMYLKPASNNLTVPQGHAGCHTSFTGQGTNASETPATRMSIIQTDNFPAEPNYMGSRQQFVQSSSTFKDPERASLRDSGHGDSDQADSDQDTNKGSCCDMSVREALKMKTTSTKSQPLEQEPEECVNCTDECRVLGHSDRCWMPQFPAANQAENADYRTNLFVPTVEANVETETYETVNPTGKKTFCTFGKDKREHTILIANVKPYLKAKRALSPLLQEVPSASSSPTKACIEPCTSTKGSLDGCEAKPGALAEASSQYLPTDSQYLSPSKQPRDPPFMASDQMARVFADVHSRASRDSSEMGAVLEQLDHPNRDLGRESVDAEEVVREIDKLLQDCRGNDPVAVRK